Proteins from a single region of Bogoriella caseilytica:
- a CDS encoding sensor histidine kinase, with product MAGVVVRTWNRVWKLALAAMIGFFAGLGVWGIGTTTAFEGDVPTTASGDLALQGENVALLAVMLLDVVLGVLAMVLVGFRRRAPLAIAIALCLISGLSACSIGAFLLAVTSLGTRRRIRELLAALGAVTLSVAVVEFVLRHWLPFPGQEDALFQSSVTGLLAVWISLVVSVALPGLLGWSIGARRELVESLRREAAAERAGRESAEARARSEERNRIAREFHDELGHRLSLIALHAGALEYRDDLDLARTQEAAGAIRRNAHEALHEVRSTLQILRSSGETSTTAGKAAAPEPQLRATGSAEEVEPSPDVAERLAELAAEVRRAGSPVEVVVEADLAQLPAGTGRHTYRVVQEALTNALRHAPRQPVRVSITGAPGDQVTVVVTNPTAVGARPHDGGAGVGLIGAAERVRLAGGDLSVSTGETFVVRAWLPWAA from the coding sequence ATGGCAGGTGTCGTCGTCCGCACGTGGAACAGGGTCTGGAAGCTCGCCCTCGCGGCGATGATCGGGTTTTTCGCCGGCCTGGGGGTTTGGGGGATCGGGACCACCACCGCCTTCGAGGGCGATGTCCCGACGACCGCCTCCGGCGATCTCGCGCTGCAAGGGGAGAACGTGGCGCTCCTGGCCGTGATGCTCCTCGACGTCGTGCTGGGCGTGCTGGCCATGGTGCTCGTGGGATTCCGGCGCCGGGCTCCCCTGGCGATCGCGATCGCGCTCTGCCTGATCTCCGGGCTATCCGCCTGCTCCATCGGAGCCTTTCTTCTGGCCGTGACGTCGCTCGGCACACGCCGCCGGATCAGGGAGCTGCTGGCCGCGCTCGGCGCGGTGACCCTCTCCGTGGCAGTGGTCGAGTTCGTGCTGCGCCACTGGCTGCCCTTCCCTGGTCAGGAGGACGCTCTGTTCCAGTCCTCGGTGACGGGCCTGCTCGCGGTCTGGATCTCGTTGGTCGTCAGCGTTGCCCTGCCCGGGCTCCTGGGATGGAGCATCGGAGCACGCCGGGAGCTGGTGGAGAGCCTTCGCCGGGAGGCGGCGGCGGAGCGTGCCGGGCGAGAGTCCGCCGAGGCCCGGGCACGCAGCGAGGAACGGAACCGCATTGCCCGCGAGTTCCATGATGAACTCGGCCACCGGCTCTCGCTGATCGCGTTGCATGCCGGCGCGCTCGAGTACCGCGACGACCTCGATCTCGCCCGCACCCAGGAGGCTGCGGGAGCGATCCGGCGCAATGCACACGAAGCGCTGCACGAGGTTCGCTCCACCCTCCAGATCCTGCGATCCTCGGGCGAGACCTCCACCACAGCCGGAAAGGCAGCCGCGCCCGAGCCGCAGCTCCGCGCGACGGGCTCGGCGGAGGAGGTCGAGCCCTCTCCCGATGTCGCCGAGCGCCTCGCTGAGCTGGCCGCGGAGGTCCGGCGCGCCGGATCCCCGGTCGAAGTGGTGGTGGAGGCAGACCTCGCTCAGCTCCCCGCCGGAACCGGGCGCCACACCTACCGCGTGGTGCAGGAGGCGCTGACGAACGCGTTGCGGCACGCCCCGCGGCAACCGGTGCGCGTGAGCATCACCGGAGCACCGGGAGATCAGGTGACCGTCGTGGTCACCAACCCGACAGCGGTGGGCGCACGCCCCCACGACGGCGGCGCCGGAGTGGGTTTGATCGGGGCGGCCGAGCGCGTCCGGCTGGCGGGGGGAGACCTGAGCGTGAGCACCGGTGAGACATTCGTGGTGAGAGCATGGTTGCCATGGGCAGCGTGA
- a CDS encoding response regulator: protein MGSVRVVLVDDEALIRSGLRLLLDGAEGIAIVGEAGDGATALTQVAVHRPDVVLLDIRMPGMDGLTCAERLLERDPALTVLILTTFDADQTVLRALEIGVSGFLLKDTPPAELVAAVLQGAAGRPVLSPSVTRQLIRQATAAQPGDPEAEALRRLSVLTEREREIALAVAEGLSNQQIASKLFVSLATVKTHVARVMAKLEAENRVQVALCLYRAGLG from the coding sequence ATGGGCAGCGTGAGGGTGGTCCTCGTCGACGACGAGGCACTCATCCGGTCGGGGCTGCGGCTTCTGCTCGATGGCGCCGAAGGAATCGCGATCGTCGGAGAGGCCGGTGATGGCGCGACGGCACTCACGCAGGTCGCGGTGCACCGCCCCGATGTGGTGCTGCTCGACATCCGGATGCCAGGCATGGACGGCCTCACCTGCGCCGAGCGGCTCCTGGAGCGTGATCCGGCCCTCACGGTGCTGATCCTGACCACCTTCGACGCCGATCAGACCGTGCTACGCGCCCTGGAGATTGGCGTGAGCGGGTTCTTGCTGAAGGACACTCCGCCGGCGGAACTGGTGGCCGCCGTGCTGCAGGGCGCCGCCGGGCGCCCCGTGCTCTCGCCGTCGGTCACCCGGCAGCTCATCCGGCAAGCCACGGCCGCGCAGCCCGGCGACCCGGAGGCGGAGGCCTTGCGCCGGCTCAGTGTGCTCACCGAACGGGAACGCGAGATCGCGCTGGCGGTGGCCGAGGGGCTGAGCAATCAGCAGATCGCCTCGAAGCTCTTCGTCAGCCTGGCCACCGTGAAGACGCACGTGGCGCGGGTCATGGCCAAACTGGAGGCGGAGAACCGGGTGCAGGTGGCGCTGTGCCTCTACCGGGCCGGCCTCGGCTAG
- a CDS encoding O-methyltransferase: MRGCARAGAGLRAGARQGGTIEAIIHGSSSPPAQEAVITTSKSQSWAYAEEFAHEDEATAAARSRARELGVPAVSAGVGSALRAIARMVSARTVAEVGTGAGVSGLWLLAGMGTDGVLTTIDAEPEHQRAARESFTAAGLKPARTRLIGGRAREVLPRLADGAYDLVHLDGDPDSSLDDLDQAVKLLRPGGVLAVHAALWRDRVADPARRDEDTVAMREVGKSIRADERLVSTLIPAGDGLLVGVRV; this comes from the coding sequence GTGCGTGGCTGCGCGCGTGCTGGCGCGGGCCTGCGAGCTGGCGCACGTCAGGGTGGCACAATCGAGGCAATCATCCACGGGTCCAGCAGCCCACCAGCTCAGGAGGCCGTCATCACTACGTCCAAGTCCCAATCATGGGCCTACGCCGAGGAGTTCGCCCACGAGGACGAAGCCACGGCCGCGGCGCGCTCACGCGCCCGTGAGCTGGGCGTACCTGCCGTCTCCGCAGGAGTGGGATCCGCCCTGCGGGCGATCGCGCGCATGGTCTCGGCCCGCACCGTGGCCGAGGTGGGCACCGGCGCCGGCGTCTCCGGCCTCTGGCTCCTGGCCGGCATGGGCACCGACGGAGTGCTGACCACCATTGATGCCGAGCCGGAGCATCAGCGCGCCGCCCGGGAGTCCTTCACCGCGGCAGGCCTCAAGCCGGCCCGCACGCGCCTGATCGGTGGCCGGGCCCGGGAGGTGCTTCCCCGCTTGGCTGACGGCGCCTACGACCTGGTCCACCTCGACGGCGATCCGGACTCCTCGCTGGACGACCTGGACCAGGCCGTCAAGCTCCTGCGCCCCGGCGGGGTGCTGGCGGTGCACGCAGCCCTGTGGCGCGACCGGGTGGCCGACCCGGCCCGCCGCGACGAGGACACCGTGGCGATGCGCGAAGTGGGCAAATCCATCCGCGCCGACGAGCGCCTGGTGAGCACGCTGATCCCGGCCGGTGACGGCCTGCTGGTGGGTGTGCGGGTCTAG
- the sigE gene encoding RNA polymerase sigma factor SigE, translating into MDEGLGVLDWEDIVREHSPRVYRLAYRLTGSVADAEDLTQETFVRVFRSLHSYQPGNFEGWLHRITTNLFLDQARRRSRLRFDPLGEAGERLPAAHDAHEPERGFEHGNLDLDIQAALAALPPKYRVAVVLCDIEGLSYEEIAATVGVKLGTVRSRIHRARALLREQLAHRRPAAAGAPSAPAAGAVGGPGSTRAEVG; encoded by the coding sequence ATGGACGAAGGCTTGGGCGTGCTCGACTGGGAAGACATTGTCCGCGAGCACTCGCCGCGGGTGTACCGGCTGGCGTACCGCCTCACTGGCTCGGTCGCTGATGCCGAGGATCTCACCCAGGAAACCTTCGTCCGCGTCTTCCGCTCCCTGCACTCCTACCAGCCGGGGAACTTCGAAGGCTGGCTGCACCGGATTACCACCAATCTGTTCCTCGACCAGGCTCGGCGCCGTTCCCGGCTGCGCTTCGACCCGCTAGGTGAAGCCGGTGAGCGTCTGCCCGCCGCGCACGACGCCCACGAGCCGGAGCGCGGCTTTGAGCACGGCAATCTCGATCTGGACATCCAGGCCGCACTCGCCGCGTTGCCGCCGAAGTACCGCGTGGCCGTGGTGCTCTGCGACATCGAAGGTCTGAGCTATGAGGAGATCGCGGCCACGGTGGGCGTCAAGCTCGGCACCGTCCGTTCCCGCATTCATCGCGCACGGGCACTGCTGCGCGAGCAGCTCGCGCATCGCCGTCCCGCTGCGGCGGGGGCACCCTCGGCACCGGCAGCAGGTGCTGTCGGCGGGCCTGGATCGACACGGGCGGAGGTGGGATGA
- a CDS encoding anti-sigma factor family protein translates to MSAHLHEEITALADGRLGPEAAERAAEHLAVCPQCREALAAERALRRTLTETGDLPLPPDLTHRLMGVASQPIPAPEVGLGNAVARTWSDRPSRRRLVARSGAAMAGAASLIVLLVVIGTAFQRSGDPDTLLSQSSGASLLPVQFPTPESGVAALGFPAATQTQAGISWLEQNDWPAPDRLPEGAELRVLGTIVEQGEDVLLAEVTHRGRTATLIAQRGIVEESELSRYPEVELGDGVAHQLPGPGFTLVLQCSHTVVVITSTENRNLVAEIAEGMPVERPHAVTGKLIEGWQALLRWTDQLVQSR, encoded by the coding sequence ATGAGCGCGCATCTGCATGAGGAGATCACCGCACTGGCCGATGGCCGCCTCGGACCTGAGGCCGCCGAGCGCGCGGCGGAGCACCTGGCGGTCTGCCCGCAATGCCGCGAGGCGCTCGCCGCCGAACGAGCGCTGCGTCGCACACTGACGGAGACCGGCGACCTCCCCCTTCCCCCCGATCTCACCCACCGCCTGATGGGCGTGGCTTCCCAGCCGATCCCGGCCCCGGAGGTGGGCCTGGGCAACGCGGTCGCCCGCACCTGGTCCGACCGGCCTAGCCGGCGCCGCCTGGTGGCGCGCAGCGGCGCGGCCATGGCCGGTGCGGCCAGCCTCATCGTGTTGCTCGTGGTGATCGGTACCGCATTCCAGCGCTCCGGTGACCCCGACACCTTGCTCAGCCAGAGCTCGGGAGCGAGCTTGTTGCCCGTGCAGTTCCCGACGCCGGAGTCCGGAGTGGCCGCGCTCGGCTTCCCCGCCGCCACCCAGACCCAGGCGGGCATCAGCTGGCTGGAACAGAACGACTGGCCCGCGCCCGACCGTCTCCCCGAGGGAGCCGAGCTGCGCGTGCTCGGCACCATCGTGGAGCAGGGTGAGGACGTGCTGCTCGCCGAGGTCACCCATCGGGGTCGGACGGCCACGTTGATCGCGCAGCGCGGCATCGTCGAGGAGTCCGAGCTGAGCCGCTACCCCGAGGTCGAGCTCGGCGACGGCGTCGCGCATCAGCTGCCCGGGCCTGGCTTCACGCTGGTGCTGCAGTGCTCGCACACGGTGGTCGTGATCACCAGCACCGAGAACCGCAACCTCGTGGCGGAGATCGCCGAGGGCATGCCGGTGGAGCGCCCCCACGCCGTCACCGGGAAGCTGATCGAAGGGTGGCAGGCCTTGCTGCGCTGGACCGACCAGCTGGTGCAGAGCCGATGA
- a CDS encoding S1C family serine protease yields the protein MSDQPTGGPPSSPPPWLTSRPRQDYAASPTPGGYVLPGGTPSGGEPQDAGTEHSGQPAAGADSGGQPAGAGRLQPAPADPHAPPPPGDYPAGSAPVSHRAPGRRRSVSLAVAVLLMVICLLGGLLLGAGAQQLILSQSEAAQSETLPSSNPGGTAGSVADIAESSLASTVYIQALGGGEGGTGTGMVLREDGYIVTNHHVIAPASGGGSIVVTFADGSQEQAEVVGSTVDYDLAVLRVEVDGLEPLALADSDLVQVGDPVVAVGAPLGLQGTVTSGIISALNRPVRAGGGDQTTFINAIQTDAAINPGNSGGPLINADGEVIGINTAIAHGGNAASAGSIGLGFAIPASQVRRTSEQIIEDGHATFPVIGVMLDPTYTGEGVQVVTEESKGGPPLVPDGPAERAGIEPGDIIISIDRRPVTAPDELIVAIRARAPGDEVVLGVRSGSGIEYVTVVLDEQISE from the coding sequence ATGAGCGACCAGCCCACGGGTGGGCCACCGTCGTCCCCGCCGCCGTGGCTGACCTCCCGGCCCCGTCAGGACTACGCCGCCTCACCCACGCCTGGCGGGTACGTGCTGCCCGGGGGAACGCCCAGTGGCGGCGAGCCGCAGGATGCCGGCACGGAACACAGCGGCCAGCCCGCGGCCGGAGCCGATTCCGGTGGCCAGCCGGCGGGCGCCGGTCGACTGCAACCGGCCCCGGCTGACCCCCACGCCCCTCCGCCACCAGGCGACTACCCGGCAGGATCCGCCCCGGTCAGTCACCGCGCTCCCGGTCGGCGGCGCAGCGTCTCCCTCGCGGTGGCGGTGCTGCTCATGGTGATCTGCCTGCTCGGCGGTCTGCTGCTGGGCGCGGGCGCGCAGCAGCTCATCCTCAGCCAGTCAGAGGCGGCGCAGAGCGAGACCTTGCCGTCCTCGAATCCGGGCGGGACGGCCGGATCGGTAGCAGACATCGCCGAGAGTTCGCTGGCCTCGACCGTGTACATCCAGGCACTGGGTGGCGGGGAAGGCGGCACCGGTACCGGGATGGTGCTGCGCGAGGACGGCTACATCGTGACCAACCATCACGTGATCGCCCCGGCATCCGGTGGCGGCTCCATCGTGGTCACCTTCGCGGACGGCAGCCAGGAGCAGGCTGAGGTGGTCGGTTCCACGGTGGACTACGACCTCGCCGTCCTGCGGGTTGAGGTGGACGGGCTCGAACCCTTGGCCCTGGCCGATTCCGATCTTGTGCAGGTGGGCGATCCCGTGGTGGCCGTGGGCGCACCACTGGGTCTGCAAGGCACCGTGACCTCAGGCATCATCTCCGCGCTCAACCGGCCCGTGCGGGCCGGTGGCGGCGATCAGACCACGTTCATCAACGCGATCCAGACAGACGCCGCGATCAACCCCGGTAACTCCGGTGGCCCGCTGATCAATGCCGACGGCGAGGTCATCGGCATCAACACCGCGATTGCGCACGGTGGCAATGCGGCGAGCGCCGGCAGTATCGGCCTGGGTTTTGCCATTCCCGCGAGCCAGGTGCGCCGGACCAGTGAGCAGATCATCGAGGACGGTCACGCCACCTTCCCGGTCATCGGCGTCATGCTGGACCCCACCTACACCGGTGAGGGGGTGCAGGTGGTCACCGAGGAGTCCAAGGGCGGACCGCCGCTGGTACCGGACGGTCCGGCGGAACGGGCCGGAATCGAGCCGGGAGACATCATCATCTCGATCGACCGCCGCCCGGTGACGGCACCGGACGAACTGATCGTGGCGATTCGCGCCCGCGCCCCGGGTGATGAGGTCGTGCTCGGCGTGCGCTCCGGCTCAGGAATCGAGTACGTCACCGTCGTCCTGGACGAGCAGATCAGCGAGTAG
- a CDS encoding twin-arginine translocase TatA/TatE family subunit, translated as MFGINGSELLILIVIALLVIGPEKLPELAQQLARVTREVKQIAVGAREKVQEELGEEYEELANFDPRQYDPRRIVREALADEPRRPSAGAAARRAARTSATESGTATGAAAGSGSAAGSGSAAGATGGASAGRAARAAGAAAGGTAASAASRPARNSKGSPTASNRTAPARPRHGEAGYVVPFDAEAT; from the coding sequence GTGTTCGGGATCAATGGGTCAGAGCTGCTGATCCTCATCGTGATTGCTCTCCTGGTGATCGGCCCGGAGAAGCTGCCCGAACTTGCCCAGCAGCTGGCCCGGGTCACCCGCGAGGTCAAGCAGATCGCTGTGGGCGCGCGCGAGAAGGTCCAGGAGGAGCTGGGCGAGGAGTACGAGGAACTCGCCAACTTCGATCCGCGCCAGTACGACCCGCGCCGCATCGTGCGCGAAGCGCTGGCTGACGAGCCGCGCCGGCCGTCGGCCGGGGCAGCAGCCCGCCGTGCCGCGCGGACCTCGGCTACGGAGTCAGGTACCGCCACCGGGGCGGCCGCGGGCTCAGGTTCGGCCGCGGGCTCAGGTTCGGCCGCGGGCGCTACCGGCGGTGCGAGTGCTGGCCGCGCAGCACGCGCGGCGGGAGCCGCCGCGGGCGGAACGGCAGCGAGTGCAGCATCGCGTCCAGCGCGGAACTCGAAGGGCTCGCCCACAGCCTCGAACCGGACCGCACCGGCGCGCCCGCGCCACGGCGAGGCGGGCTATGTCGTGCCCTTCGACGCCGAAGCGACCTGA